A DNA window from Methylobacterium sp. NMS14P contains the following coding sequences:
- the fhuB gene encoding Fe(3+)-hydroxamate ABC transporter permease FhuB translates to MSAAGAGARRARADGYEASPPWRGAGLLALALVASTALLHANLAAILPPGQWWAALLHPTDGDIAQIVLRDSLLPRLAMAALAGGGLSLAGVLFQQVLDNPLAEPGTLGVFAGAKLALAIATLWWPALLIYGYEPVAGAGAGLCTGLVLLLSGRSGYAPSAVILAGLVVGLSVEAANRMLVLAHFDALSDLYAWQAGALNQNNWDGVRGLAPRLALAALAACLLARPLTLIELGDAGARGLGVSTAGTRLAALALGVAVGASVTGYLGVIGFVGLAGPALARYGGARRLRDRLLWGPVAGAVLLVLTDQLVQRLVGRSGVPTGAVTALVGAPLLVGLILGLRTAREAPPAPGPVPARLSRPWPALGALAIVALAAVGLSLTLGRDAQGWLWSSDPGALLAWRAPRALAALGAGAMLAYAGGLLQRLTGNPLASPELFGVSAGAALVVVLVLFLAPGLGQAAMLAASAAGALATLLAVLALGRRARYASARILLVGAALTSLIGSVVALLLATADPRTAALLTWLSGSTYNATGFEAALALLGAALVLAGTPLLARWLTILPLGAETSRAVGLQVARARLTILSVAAILTGAATLLVGPLSFVGLMGPHLARSLGFSRAAEQLVAATLAGGLIMVLADWLGRVVAFPWQLPAGLVATVLGGAYFVWLMLRR, encoded by the coding sequence GTGAGCGCGGCGGGGGCCGGCGCACGGCGGGCGCGAGCCGATGGGTACGAGGCCTCGCCGCCCTGGCGCGGGGCGGGCCTCCTCGCCCTGGCACTGGTTGCGAGCACCGCGCTGCTGCACGCCAATCTGGCGGCCATCCTGCCGCCCGGCCAGTGGTGGGCCGCCCTGCTGCACCCGACCGACGGCGACATCGCGCAGATCGTCCTGCGCGACAGCCTGCTGCCGCGCTTGGCGATGGCGGCCCTGGCCGGCGGCGGCCTCAGCCTGGCCGGGGTGCTATTCCAGCAGGTACTCGACAACCCACTCGCCGAGCCCGGCACCCTCGGGGTGTTCGCGGGCGCGAAGCTCGCGTTGGCCATCGCGACCCTGTGGTGGCCCGCCCTCCTCATCTACGGCTACGAGCCCGTCGCGGGTGCCGGGGCGGGGCTGTGCACGGGCCTCGTGCTGCTGCTGAGCGGGCGCAGCGGCTACGCGCCGTCCGCCGTCATCCTCGCCGGACTGGTGGTCGGGCTGTCCGTCGAGGCGGCGAACCGGATGCTGGTGCTCGCGCATTTCGACGCGCTCTCCGACCTCTACGCGTGGCAGGCCGGCGCGCTGAACCAGAACAACTGGGACGGCGTCCGCGGCCTCGCCCCGCGCCTCGCCCTCGCGGCCCTCGCCGCCTGTCTGCTGGCGCGCCCGCTGACCCTGATCGAGCTCGGCGATGCCGGCGCGCGCGGGCTCGGCGTCTCCACCGCGGGCACGCGGCTCGCCGCCCTCGCCCTCGGCGTCGCGGTCGGCGCCAGCGTGACCGGGTATCTCGGGGTGATCGGCTTCGTCGGCTTGGCGGGGCCGGCCCTGGCCCGTTACGGCGGTGCCCGCCGGCTCCGCGATCGTCTGCTGTGGGGCCCGGTCGCCGGGGCGGTGCTGCTCGTCCTGACCGATCAGCTCGTGCAGCGGCTCGTCGGCCGCAGCGGTGTCCCCACCGGCGCCGTCACCGCGCTCGTCGGCGCGCCCCTGCTAGTCGGCCTGATCCTGGGTCTGCGGACGGCGCGCGAGGCGCCGCCGGCGCCGGGGCCAGTTCCGGCCCGGCTCTCCCGGCCATGGCCCGCCCTCGGGGCGCTCGCGATCGTGGCGCTCGCGGCCGTCGGCCTGTCGCTCACCCTGGGGCGGGATGCCCAGGGCTGGCTGTGGAGCTCCGATCCGGGCGCCCTCCTGGCCTGGCGGGCGCCGCGGGCGCTGGCGGCCCTGGGGGCCGGGGCCATGCTCGCCTACGCGGGCGGGCTGTTGCAGCGGCTGACCGGGAACCCGCTCGCGAGCCCCGAGCTGTTCGGCGTCTCCGCGGGTGCGGCCCTCGTGGTGGTGCTCGTCCTGTTCCTCGCGCCGGGCCTCGGCCAAGCCGCGATGCTGGCCGCCTCCGCGGCGGGCGCGCTCGCGACGCTGCTGGCGGTCCTGGCCCTGGGCCGCCGGGCGCGCTACGCCTCCGCCCGGATCCTCCTGGTCGGCGCGGCCCTCACCAGTCTGATCGGCTCGGTGGTCGCGCTCCTGCTCGCCACGGCCGATCCGCGGACCGCCGCGCTGCTGACATGGCTCTCGGGCTCGACCTACAACGCCACCGGGTTCGAGGCCGCGCTAGCCTTGCTCGGCGCGGCCCTGGTGCTCGCGGGCACGCCGCTGCTCGCGCGCTGGCTCACGATCCTGCCGCTCGGAGCGGAGACGAGCCGGGCCGTCGGGCTCCAGGTCGCGCGGGCGCGCCTGACGATCCTGTCGGTCGCCGCGATCCTGACCGGCGCCGCGACCCTGCTCGTCGGCCCGCTGAGCTTCGTCGGGCTGATGGGCCCGCACCTCGCCCGCAGCCTGGGCTTCAGCCGTGCCGCCGAGCAGCTGGTGGCGGCGACGCTCGCCGGCGGCCTGATCATGGTGCTGGCCGACTGGCTCGGGCGCGTCGTGGCGTTCCCATGGCAATTGCCAGCCGGTCTGGTCGCCACGGTCCTCGGGGGCGCCTATTTTGTCTGGTTGATGCTGCGCCGATGA
- a CDS encoding MbtH family protein codes for MAFDREDTLFYVVMNHEEQYSIWPSYRDIPDGWRAVGDPRAKADCLAYIDEVWTDMRPLSLRRHMEAQERDAGGART; via the coding sequence ATGGCGTTCGATCGCGAAGATACGCTCTTCTACGTGGTGATGAATCACGAGGAGCAATACTCGATCTGGCCGAGCTACCGCGACATACCGGACGGGTGGCGCGCGGTGGGCGACCCGCGCGCGAAGGCCGATTGCCTGGCCTATATCGACGAGGTCTGGACCGACATGCGGCCCCTGAGCCTGCGCCGACACATGGAGGCACAGGAGCGGGACGCGGGCGGCGCGCGGACGTGA
- a CDS encoding ABC transporter substrate-binding protein: protein MSRPRGDRRALLAGLVAGALWLVRGGFAVSPAGASDDPPREGASGAPTPRVVALDGLFAETLLAVGLVPVAIANRPLYDKLIAQPPLPASVLDLGPLQEPNLEFLSLIAPDLILAAPWQAQIQVALTRIAPVVALPIVAGTREPIDHLDALTRDLGDRVDRAAAARALVTGTDRALAEARAELAGRAGRPVYICRFRDDGRQLAVFGTRSTVGAVAQRLGLTNAWTGRQSGAGTVLAAVEDLAEVPDATLIHFDRGAETARALARLDDSPLWRALPAVRAGRVIRMPVVHPNGGLPSAARFARQVVAALGKAPA, encoded by the coding sequence ATGAGCCGCCCGCGCGGCGATCGTCGCGCCCTCCTCGCCGGCCTCGTCGCGGGCGCCCTGTGGCTCGTCCGGGGCGGCTTCGCCGTCTCTCCCGCGGGCGCGTCCGACGACCCGCCGCGCGAGGGGGCGAGCGGCGCGCCCACACCCCGCGTAGTCGCCCTCGACGGATTGTTTGCCGAGACGCTCCTCGCCGTCGGCCTCGTGCCGGTGGCGATCGCCAACCGGCCGCTCTACGACAAGCTCATCGCCCAGCCGCCGCTCCCCGCGTCCGTCCTCGATCTCGGCCCCTTGCAGGAGCCGAACCTCGAGTTCCTCAGCCTGATCGCCCCGGATCTCATCCTCGCCGCGCCGTGGCAGGCGCAGATCCAAGTTGCGCTCACCCGGATCGCCCCGGTCGTGGCGTTGCCCATCGTCGCGGGCACGCGGGAGCCGATCGACCATCTCGACGCGCTGACCCGCGACCTGGGCGACCGCGTCGACCGCGCCGCCGCGGCGCGGGCGCTGGTCACCGGGACGGACAGGGCCCTCGCCGAGGCCCGCGCCGAGCTCGCGGGCCGGGCCGGGCGGCCTGTCTACATCTGCCGCTTCCGCGACGACGGGCGGCAGCTAGCCGTCTTCGGCACGCGCAGCACCGTCGGCGCGGTCGCCCAGCGGCTCGGCCTGACCAATGCCTGGACCGGCCGGCAGAGCGGCGCGGGCACGGTGCTCGCCGCCGTCGAGGACCTCGCGGAGGTGCCCGACGCGACGCTGATCCACTTCGACCGCGGCGCAGAGACCGCGCGCGCCCTCGCGCGCCTCGACGACAGCCCGCTCTGGCGGGCGCTGCCCGCCGTGCGCGCCGGCCGCGTGATCCGCATGCCGGTCGTCCACCCGAACGGTGGGTTACCCTCGGCCGCGCGCTTCGCCCGTCAGGTCGTTGCGGCGCTCGGGAAGGCACCGGCGTGA
- a CDS encoding ATP-binding cassette domain-containing protein: MNGSDAPVAARPRGVPAADTGGDTPLFTLQGASFGLAGRTLLHPLDLVIQPRQVVGLIGHNGSGKSTLIKLLGRQQAPTTGRIAFLDRAIGAWEDRAFARKVAYLPQALPPVPGMTVRELVALGRYPWHGALGRVAARDREAVRRALAATGVAGFADRFVDTLSGGERQRVWLAMMIAQEPACLLLDEPISALDVAHAVEILALVRDLAHREGLGVVVVLHDVNMAARVCDRILALHSGRLTADGPPGTLVTPDTLRAIYDIPMGVMPHPDTGRPLSYLRG; the protein is encoded by the coding sequence ATGAACGGTTCCGATGCGCCGGTCGCCGCGCGTCCGCGGGGCGTCCCGGCGGCAGACACCGGGGGCGACACCCCGCTCTTCACGCTGCAGGGCGCGAGCTTCGGCCTCGCCGGACGCACCCTGCTGCATCCCCTCGATCTCGTGATCCAGCCGCGACAGGTGGTGGGCCTGATCGGCCACAACGGGTCGGGCAAATCGACCCTGATCAAGCTGCTGGGCCGCCAGCAGGCGCCGACCACCGGCCGGATCGCGTTCTTGGATCGCGCCATCGGCGCCTGGGAGGACCGCGCCTTCGCGCGCAAAGTCGCCTACCTGCCGCAGGCGCTCCCGCCGGTCCCGGGCATGACTGTGCGCGAGCTCGTGGCGCTGGGGCGCTATCCCTGGCACGGCGCCCTGGGTCGTGTCGCCGCCCGGGATCGCGAGGCGGTCCGGCGGGCGCTCGCCGCCACTGGCGTCGCCGGCTTCGCGGACCGCTTCGTCGACACGCTCTCGGGCGGCGAGCGGCAGCGCGTCTGGCTCGCGATGATGATCGCCCAGGAACCCGCCTGCCTGCTTCTCGACGAGCCGATCTCGGCCCTCGACGTCGCCCACGCCGTCGAGATCCTGGCGCTCGTGCGCGATCTGGCCCATCGGGAAGGGCTCGGCGTGGTGGTGGTCCTGCACGACGTGAACATGGCGGCACGCGTCTGCGACCGGATCCTCGCGCTGCACTCGGGACGCCTGACCGCGGATGGTCCCCCCGGCACATTGGTGACCCCCGACACTCTGCGCGCCATATACGACATCCCAATGGGCGTCATGCCGCATCCGGATACCGGTCGACCGCTGAGTTACTTGCGCGGATAG
- a CDS encoding thioesterase II family protein, translating into MPGRVRLFCLPYAGASAAVYAQWRRGLPDSVDVRPVELPGRGSRIGEAPCTDPRALTRRLADEVAGCVTGSYALFGHSLGALLAFELAHELRARGIAAPRALFASGCAGPAVCDGTYFRRPRSDADLRDALSAYGATPPEALADPALMALVLPVLRADFRLRGAYTYAARPALDCPIQALGGTRDDVARADLEAWGRETRGAFDLALFEGDHFFIHARRGPVLDLVGRRIGARADAAA; encoded by the coding sequence GTGCCGGGACGAGTCCGGCTGTTCTGCCTTCCCTACGCGGGTGCGAGCGCCGCGGTCTACGCGCAGTGGCGCCGCGGGCTGCCCGACTCGGTCGACGTCAGGCCCGTCGAGCTGCCGGGGCGCGGATCCCGGATCGGCGAGGCGCCCTGCACCGACCCGCGGGCGCTGACGCGGCGCCTCGCGGACGAGGTCGCCGGTTGCGTCACAGGCTCCTACGCGCTGTTCGGGCACAGCCTGGGCGCGCTGCTCGCCTTCGAGCTGGCGCACGAACTCCGCGCCCGCGGGATCGCGGCGCCACGCGCGCTGTTCGCCTCCGGATGCGCCGGACCAGCGGTGTGCGACGGAACGTATTTCCGCCGCCCGCGCAGCGACGCGGACCTGCGCGACGCCCTGTCCGCCTACGGCGCGACGCCGCCGGAGGCGCTGGCCGATCCCGCCCTGATGGCCCTGGTTCTGCCGGTGCTCCGCGCCGATTTCCGGCTGCGCGGCGCCTACACCTACGCGGCGCGGCCGGCGCTGGACTGCCCGATCCAGGCGCTCGGCGGGACGCGGGACGACGTCGCCCGCGCCGACCTCGAGGCCTGGGGCCGCGAGACGCGCGGCGCCTTCGACCTCGCGCTGTTCGAGGGCGATCACTTCTTCATCCACGCGCGCCGGGGGCCGGTGCTCGACCTCGTCGGCCGGCGGATCGGCGCGCGGGCGGACGCCGCGGCCTGA
- a CDS encoding IS3 family transposase (programmed frameshift), producing MRRGQKTSADQVVLKLRQIEVQTTQGKSLALACKEAEISEQSYYRWRKEYGGLQVDQARKMKDLERENARLRRLVADLSLVSQVLADVASGNGIAPERRRQAVAGIREKYGLSERHACRIVGQHRSTQRYVPTVLADEDGLTRAIVALASEYGRYGYRRVTALLHAAGWRVGKDRVQRIWRRGGLNVPQRHRPRSRLWLNDGSCVRLRPFYRNHVWSFDFVQAQTHDGRSLRILTLIDEHSRACLALKVSRRINSLGVIEALADAMCLHGIPEHIRCDNGPEMISKALRKWVAKAGAQIQYIARGSPQENGYCEIFNGKLRDECLRQEIFYSLKEAQAVIALWQSAYNCIRPHSSLGYRPPAPVSYPDLAFRLPMAAAVQ from the exons ATGCGGCGAGGTCAGAAGACGAGTGCGGATCAGGTGGTGCTGAAGCTGCGCCAAATCGAGGTGCAGACGACCCAGGGCAAGAGCTTGGCGCTGGCGTGCAAGGAGGCGGAGATCTCCGAGCAGAGCTATTACCGCTGGCGCAAGGAGTACGGCGGCCTCCAGGTCGATCAGGCCAGGAAGATGAAGGATCTGGAGCGCGAGAACGCGCGGCTACGGCGGCTCGTGGCTGACCTGTCCTTGGTGAGTCAGGTGCTGGCGGACGTCGCCTCGGGAAACG GTATAGCCCCCGAACGACGCCGGCAGGCGGTGGCTGGCATCCGGGAGAAGTACGGCCTGTCGGAACGTCACGCCTGCCGGATCGTCGGCCAGCATCGGAGCACGCAGCGCTATGTGCCGACCGTGCTGGCCGATGAGGATGGGCTGACCCGCGCCATCGTCGCCCTGGCGTCCGAGTACGGACGCTACGGCTATCGCCGTGTCACCGCGCTGCTGCATGCCGCGGGGTGGCGAGTGGGCAAGGACCGCGTTCAGCGCATCTGGCGTCGCGGGGGGCTCAATGTCCCACAAAGGCACCGACCACGCAGCCGCCTCTGGCTGAATGACGGCTCGTGCGTGCGTCTGCGTCCGTTCTACCGCAACCATGTGTGGAGCTTCGACTTCGTGCAGGCGCAGACCCACGACGGGCGCAGCTTGCGCATCCTGACGCTGATCGACGAGCACAGCCGGGCGTGCCTGGCGCTGAAGGTGTCGCGGCGGATCAACAGCCTCGGCGTGATCGAGGCGCTGGCCGACGCCATGTGCCTGCACGGCATCCCGGAGCACATCCGCTGCGATAACGGCCCTGAGATGATCTCAAAGGCACTCCGCAAATGGGTCGCCAAAGCCGGAGCACAGATCCAGTATATCGCACGGGGCTCACCGCAGGAGAACGGGTACTGTGAAATCTTCAACGGCAAGCTGCGCGACGAGTGCCTGCGCCAGGAGATCTTCTACTCACTCAAGGAAGCCCAGGCCGTGATTGCCCTCTGGCAGAGCGCCTACAACTGCATCCGGCCGCACTCGTCCCTTGGCTATCGGCCACCAGCGCCTGTCAGCTACCCAGATCTGGCCTTCCGGCTACCCATGGCAGCGGCCGTGCAGTAG
- a CDS encoding lysine N(6)-hydroxylase/L-ornithine N(5)-oxygenase family protein, which produces MTAPAAPPYDVIGVGFGPSNLALAIALAETPAARGLRHRFLERQPHFRWHGGMLLPGSDMQISFLKDLVTLRNPTSPLTFVNYLHSQGRLHDFIDLGTFHPSRIEFNDYLRWVADHFADRCDYDETAVAVEPGLGPDGAVETLWVVARDAAGREIRRQTRDLALAVGGAPHVPAVFAAWARDPRLCHSSRYLDYVDRPGTPLDLSRPGARAAVIGGGQSAAEIGHDLHARFPHLQVDLVFRGHALRPSDATPFVNEIFHPDRTDFVYAQPSERRAAIVRSYRNTNYAVIDADLLKALHVIVYREKVSGPQRLHLRPRSEIVSVAGDAGGIRLRTVDRFAETEAERSYDGIVLATGYARDPNPAILEPLAPYRDGPDLARDYRVSTRPGFIPRIYVQGYSETSHGLSDTLLSVLPVRAQEIVDSLLDQDRPGDAVAAARLPSAGGIRAWDRQGARP; this is translated from the coding sequence ATGACCGCGCCCGCCGCTCCGCCCTACGATGTGATCGGGGTCGGCTTCGGGCCGTCGAACCTCGCGCTGGCGATCGCCCTCGCCGAGACCCCGGCGGCGCGCGGCCTGCGGCACCGCTTCCTAGAGCGGCAGCCCCACTTTCGATGGCACGGCGGCATGCTCCTGCCGGGCAGCGACATGCAGATCTCGTTCCTCAAGGACCTCGTCACGCTCCGCAACCCGACGAGCCCGCTGACCTTCGTGAACTACCTGCACAGCCAGGGTCGACTGCACGACTTCATCGATCTCGGAACCTTCCATCCCAGCCGAATCGAGTTCAACGACTATCTCCGCTGGGTTGCGGACCATTTCGCCGACCGCTGCGACTACGACGAGACCGCGGTCGCGGTGGAGCCCGGGCTGGGACCGGACGGGGCGGTCGAGACCCTGTGGGTCGTCGCCCGCGACGCTGCGGGCCGCGAGATCCGCCGTCAGACGCGCGACCTCGCCCTCGCGGTGGGTGGCGCCCCGCACGTGCCCGCCGTCTTCGCGGCATGGGCGCGCGATCCTCGGCTCTGCCATTCGAGCCGCTACCTCGACTATGTCGATCGCCCCGGCACCCCGCTCGACCTGTCGCGCCCGGGCGCCCGCGCGGCGGTGATCGGCGGCGGCCAGAGCGCGGCTGAGATCGGCCACGATCTCCACGCCCGCTTCCCGCACCTGCAGGTCGATCTCGTTTTCCGCGGCCACGCCCTCAGACCTTCGGACGCGACGCCGTTCGTCAACGAGATCTTCCACCCCGACCGAACCGACTTCGTGTATGCCCAGCCGAGCGAGAGACGAGCGGCGATCGTGCGCAGCTACCGCAACACGAACTACGCGGTGATCGATGCCGATCTGCTCAAGGCGCTCCACGTGATCGTCTACCGGGAGAAGGTCTCCGGGCCGCAGCGCCTGCACCTCCGCCCGCGCAGCGAGATCGTCTCGGTCGCCGGCGACGCGGGTGGGATCAGGCTGCGCACCGTCGACCGCTTCGCCGAGACCGAGGCGGAGCGCAGCTACGACGGCATCGTCCTGGCGACCGGGTACGCCCGCGACCCGAACCCGGCGATTCTCGAACCGCTCGCGCCCTATCGCGACGGCCCGGACCTGGCGCGCGACTACCGCGTCTCGACCCGCCCCGGCTTCATCCCGCGCATCTACGTCCAGGGCTACTCGGAGACCTCGCACGGCCTGAGCGACACCCTGCTCTCGGTCCTGCCGGTCCGCGCTCAGGAGATCGTCGACAGCCTGCTCGATCAGGACCGGCCCGGGGACGCGGTCGCCGCGGCGCGCCTGCCCTCCGCCGGCGGGATCCGCGCCTGGGACCGGCAGGGGGCGCGTCCATGA
- a CDS encoding methyl-accepting chemotaxis protein — MNWFRNLRLGAKIAIPVALLLATAIGIVFFSRSAIDELERNTQQIVDVTAVRAVTALQMALAMSNATIAEKNIIIQTDASTMAAERLHFQREQKLAYEAIDHLIALADTPARRSTNEAIKADMGAYFAAADRAIALGLKNEIEGARKVSIDEGRPARAKVLEGVQMRTDTNARELRSSRDHAVAVAEQIKLTLTIIAASGLLVAFGILGAIVLFGINRPLASLVGVLQRMAMGEIDAEIKEASRGDEIGAVGKAVEGIKTMVARKAAEQAEIRRIADEAAALERKRTMIELADGFERAVGGILGMVSSSATELQATAQTMTATATETASQSTTVAAAAEEAAANVNTVAAAAEELGSSVQEIGRQVDGSADMAQVAVREADQTGALVQELSASVARIGDVVGMISTIAGQTNLLALNATIEAARAGAAGRGFAVVASEVKALAEQTAKATEEITGQIARVQASTGQAVSAIGSITTRIQEISHVATSIAAAVEQQGAATQEIVRNVGQAAMGTGEVTSNIAGVAGAAEETGAAASQVLGAASELSRQSEHLAAEVGRFMATVRAA; from the coding sequence ATGAACTGGTTTCGCAACTTGCGATTGGGCGCCAAGATCGCGATACCGGTAGCGCTACTGCTCGCGACGGCCATTGGCATCGTCTTTTTCTCGCGCTCGGCGATTGATGAACTCGAGAGGAACACACAACAGATCGTCGACGTGACCGCCGTTCGAGCCGTCACAGCGTTGCAAATGGCGCTGGCTATGAGCAACGCGACGATCGCCGAGAAGAATATCATCATCCAGACCGACGCATCCACGATGGCTGCCGAGCGCCTGCATTTCCAACGGGAGCAGAAGCTCGCCTACGAGGCGATCGATCACCTTATCGCCCTCGCGGACACCCCCGCTCGGCGGTCGACGAACGAAGCCATCAAGGCCGATATGGGCGCGTATTTCGCGGCGGCTGACCGCGCCATTGCTCTCGGTCTGAAGAACGAGATCGAAGGAGCCCGAAAGGTCTCGATCGACGAGGGCCGTCCCGCGCGGGCTAAGGTGCTGGAAGGCGTCCAGATGCGGACCGACACGAACGCCAGAGAGCTCAGATCGTCCAGGGACCACGCCGTTGCCGTCGCCGAACAGATCAAGCTGACCCTTACGATCATCGCTGCGTCGGGCCTTCTCGTCGCTTTCGGCATCCTCGGCGCGATCGTGCTGTTCGGGATCAACCGGCCACTGGCCAGCCTCGTCGGCGTGTTGCAGCGGATGGCCATGGGTGAGATCGACGCCGAGATCAAGGAAGCTTCCCGCGGCGACGAGATCGGTGCCGTCGGCAAAGCCGTCGAAGGCATCAAGACTATGGTGGCCCGGAAGGCCGCCGAGCAAGCCGAGATCCGACGCATCGCCGATGAGGCCGCCGCGCTTGAGCGCAAGCGGACGATGATCGAACTCGCCGACGGCTTCGAGCGTGCAGTGGGCGGGATCCTCGGAATGGTCTCCTCCTCGGCCACGGAACTTCAGGCCACGGCGCAGACGATGACGGCGACGGCGACCGAGACGGCCAGCCAGTCGACCACCGTGGCGGCCGCCGCCGAGGAGGCCGCCGCCAACGTCAACACGGTCGCGGCTGCCGCTGAGGAGCTCGGCTCCTCGGTGCAGGAGATCGGCCGACAGGTCGACGGCTCCGCCGACATGGCGCAGGTGGCGGTCCGCGAGGCTGACCAGACCGGAGCTCTCGTGCAGGAGCTGAGCGCGTCGGTCGCGCGCATCGGCGACGTCGTCGGCATGATCTCGACCATCGCGGGGCAGACCAACCTGCTCGCCCTGAACGCAACCATCGAGGCGGCCCGCGCCGGCGCCGCCGGCCGCGGCTTCGCCGTTGTGGCGTCCGAGGTGAAGGCACTGGCTGAGCAGACCGCCAAGGCCACCGAGGAGATCACCGGCCAGATCGCCCGGGTTCAGGCCTCCACAGGTCAGGCCGTATCGGCGATCGGTTCGATCACGACGCGGATCCAGGAGATCAGCCACGTGGCCACCTCGATCGCGGCGGCCGTGGAGCAGCAGGGCGCGGCGACGCAGGAGATCGTTCGGAACGTCGGCCAGGCAGCGATGGGCACCGGCGAGGTGACCAGCAACATCGCCGGGGTGGCCGGCGCGGCCGAGGAAACGGGTGCGGCGGCGAGCCAGGTTCTGGGAGCTGCCTCCGAACTGTCACGCCAGTCCGAACATCTCGCTGCCGAGGTGGGACGCTTCATGGCGACCGTCCGCGCCGCCTGA
- the fhuF gene encoding siderophore-iron reductase FhuF, translating to MTLSALNALFVGPLEGYRDRLVSAEDPRPSVRGADLLDPRVLTEQLDRFARTFAAPEPRAVASIWAKQHFSILVVPALAANIVLDLVLPVALDAVEIIPDAGGLTRALKLRGLAPGRHESEGLTRDRAPADRFDALIDAHLAPLVDALAAVSGVAPRVLWSNAGNIFEFVVRRTEGLPQEGGAGHAAAARVLTSRRRSGAPNPLFEPIRYVPEVGDAPEGSPPRRVRKVCCLRYFIPDQSLCGACPLPARPEAGPAGTSGPRRSA from the coding sequence ATGACGCTCTCCGCGCTGAACGCCCTGTTCGTCGGCCCCCTCGAGGGCTACCGGGATCGGCTCGTTTCCGCAGAGGATCCGCGCCCCTCCGTCAGGGGCGCCGACCTGCTCGATCCGCGCGTCCTGACCGAACAGCTCGATCGGTTCGCCCGCACCTTCGCGGCGCCGGAGCCCCGAGCCGTCGCGTCGATCTGGGCGAAGCAGCACTTCTCCATCCTGGTGGTGCCCGCGCTCGCCGCGAACATCGTGCTCGACCTCGTCCTGCCGGTGGCCCTCGACGCGGTCGAGATCATCCCGGACGCGGGTGGGCTGACGCGGGCGCTCAAGCTGCGCGGCCTCGCCCCGGGCCGCCACGAATCCGAGGGCCTGACCAGGGATCGGGCACCGGCGGATCGCTTCGACGCGCTGATCGACGCGCATCTGGCCCCCCTGGTCGACGCCCTGGCCGCGGTCTCGGGTGTGGCGCCGCGCGTACTGTGGAGCAATGCCGGCAACATCTTCGAGTTCGTGGTGCGCCGCACCGAGGGGCTCCCGCAGGAGGGCGGCGCCGGGCACGCGGCCGCCGCGCGCGTGCTGACGAGCCGCCGACGGTCCGGCGCGCCCAATCCGCTGTTCGAGCCGATCCGCTACGTCCCGGAGGTGGGGGACGCGCCCGAGGGTTCGCCGCCGCGGCGGGTGCGGAAGGTCTGCTGCCTGCGCTACTTCATCCCCGATCAGAGCCTCTGCGGCGCGTGTCCGCTGCCCGCACGCCCTGAGGCCGGTCCGGCGGGGACAAGCGGCCCGCGGAGATCCGCATGA